The Ktedonobacterales bacterium genome has a segment encoding these proteins:
- a CDS encoding LCP family protein yields MDNTGLSPHSIQELPTENHPPESSPPLVRRPASPPEEPGRRKAPHKRRKIILITVASVFLLTLLGGAALAVVKYYGVYQLVQSSTGQTLPKVVSTNQPVQATQLPGDLSNVDHFNLLLLGSDNDQKFHSGAVLTQTDIVVRVDLAHQKVTMVSIPRDMWLPSDQGKCCYKLDEISGAETDGATTPQERKLHGFAHTVATIEANFHIPIDAYAWVGLDGFVKVIDTLGGVDVDVLHPVVDDAYPKDLDPNGNPFDYQRLYIPAGPQHLNGVEALNYVRSRHSDLLGDFGRSARQQSVLIALKKKLDSGTLLNRLDELAKDLQGSVLTSLTLGQMVSLANFAKNLHPTDFQQYVLGVPEYGYYDQLEGKSIVQPIWSAINQTIHQIFP; encoded by the coding sequence ATGGATAACACAGGTCTCTCACCACACAGCATCCAGGAGTTGCCAACCGAAAACCACCCACCCGAAAGCTCGCCGCCGCTGGTCCGGCGTCCTGCTTCTCCGCCTGAAGAACCAGGGCGGCGGAAAGCTCCCCACAAACGTAGAAAGATCATCCTTATTACGGTGGCATCCGTATTCCTGCTGACGCTTCTTGGTGGCGCTGCTCTGGCAGTCGTCAAATACTATGGGGTCTATCAGTTGGTGCAAAGCAGCACCGGGCAGACGCTTCCAAAGGTGGTGTCCACCAATCAGCCAGTCCAGGCGACGCAGCTCCCAGGCGATCTCTCCAATGTCGATCATTTTAATCTCCTGCTGCTTGGGAGCGATAATGACCAGAAGTTTCACAGCGGCGCGGTGCTGACGCAGACGGATATTGTGGTGCGGGTTGATCTGGCGCATCAGAAGGTAACGATGGTTTCGATCCCCCGCGATATGTGGTTGCCCAGCGATCAGGGGAAGTGCTGCTATAAGCTCGATGAGATTTCTGGCGCGGAGACTGACGGAGCTACTACGCCGCAGGAGAGAAAGCTGCATGGGTTTGCGCATACGGTAGCCACTATCGAGGCCAATTTTCATATTCCTATTGATGCTTATGCCTGGGTCGGGCTGGATGGCTTTGTGAAGGTGATTGATACGCTGGGCGGTGTGGATGTGGATGTGCTGCATCCTGTGGTTGATGACGCTTATCCCAAAGACCTTGATCCCAATGGCAACCCTTTTGATTACCAGCGCCTCTATATTCCGGCTGGCCCGCAGCACCTGAATGGCGTGGAGGCGCTCAATTATGTGCGCTCGCGCCATTCGGACCTGCTGGGCGATTTTGGACGTTCGGCGCGCCAGCAATCGGTGCTCATCGCGTTGAAGAAGAAACTGGACAGCGGGACTCTTCTGAATCGTCTGGATGAGTTGGCGAAAGACTTGCAAGGGAGTGTACTGACGAGCCTGACACTCGGCCAGATGGTTTCATTGGCAAACTTCGCCAAAAATCTTCACCCCACCGATTTTCAGCAATATGTGCTGGGTGTGCCGGAGTATGGCTATTACGATCAACTGGAGGGTAAATCCATCGTCCAGCCTATCTGGTCAGCGATTAACCAGACGATTCACCAGATTTTCCCCTGA
- a CDS encoding amidohydrolase: MIAITGGRILTASGPEVADGVVLIDGGKIVSVGRDERAPEGVEVIDARGKVITPGLIDAHTHLGLDEQGVGAAGDDTNESVEPIAPQLRALDGINLEDIAFDDARQAGVTTSEVKPGSGNVIGGQCVVIKHTGLIIDKVVLRAPSAIKAAMGENPKFTYRNQKKSPSTRMATAALFREIFSRAQTYLEKRRAELEAGRPFERDLKLEAIGLALEKRIPMRIHAHRADDIMTALRLRDEFGFEMSVEHCTEGHKVADELARRGVPAVVGPSMSGRYKVELRDKTFETPAVLAAAGVKVAITTDHPVVPIHQLMTAAILAVKHGLSTDLALRAVTLHPAEILGVAERVGSLDAGKDADLVIWSGDPFDLRSRVMLTMIDGQVVYQEGYRED, encoded by the coding sequence ATGATTGCGATTACTGGCGGGCGTATTTTGACGGCGAGCGGGCCAGAAGTAGCTGATGGGGTGGTACTGATCGATGGAGGAAAGATCGTGTCGGTGGGGCGCGACGAGCGAGCGCCAGAGGGAGTGGAGGTGATTGATGCGCGGGGAAAGGTGATTACGCCTGGGCTGATTGATGCGCATACGCACCTGGGACTGGATGAGCAGGGCGTTGGCGCGGCGGGCGACGATACGAATGAGTCGGTTGAGCCGATTGCGCCGCAGTTGCGGGCGCTCGATGGTATCAACCTGGAGGATATTGCCTTTGATGATGCGCGCCAGGCGGGGGTGACGACCTCCGAGGTGAAGCCGGGCAGCGGGAATGTGATCGGCGGGCAGTGCGTGGTCATCAAGCATACGGGGCTGATCATTGATAAGGTGGTCTTGCGCGCGCCGTCGGCCATCAAGGCGGCTATGGGCGAAAACCCTAAGTTCACCTATCGCAATCAGAAGAAATCGCCAAGCACGCGCATGGCGACGGCTGCGTTGTTCCGCGAGATTTTTAGCAGGGCGCAGACGTATCTGGAAAAGCGCCGCGCCGAACTAGAGGCGGGTCGGCCTTTCGAGCGCGATCTGAAGCTGGAGGCAATTGGGCTGGCGCTGGAAAAGCGTATTCCGATGCGCATCCACGCGCACCGCGCCGACGATATTATGACGGCGCTGCGGCTGCGCGATGAGTTTGGCTTTGAGATGAGCGTCGAACACTGTACCGAGGGGCATAAGGTGGCGGACGAGCTGGCGCGGCGCGGCGTTCCTGCTGTGGTAGGGCCGTCAATGTCCGGGCGCTATAAAGTGGAACTGCGCGATAAGACGTTTGAGACACCTGCGGTGCTTGCGGCGGCAGGCGTGAAAGTGGCGATTACGACGGATCATCCGGTGGTGCCGATTCATCAACTAATGACGGCGGCCATCCTCGCGGTGAAACATGGCCTTTCCACTGATCTGGCGCTCAGGGCCGTGACGCTGCATCCGGCGGAGATTCTTGGCGTGGCCGAGCGCGTCGGCAGTCTGGACGCTGGGAAGGATGCCGATCTGGTGATCTGGTCGGGCGATCCGTTTGATCTACGCTCGCGGGTGATGCTGACGATGATTGATGGGCAAGTGGTCTACCAGGAAGGCTATCGGGAAGACTGA
- a CDS encoding SRPBCC family protein — protein MSEASAQERAMSIIILETYIHAPVERCFDLALNVEMHTRSMNLTKERAVAGVMTGVMGLHDTVTWEAVHFGIKQHLTSQITLLERPHRFTDEMVRGPFKELHHIHEFVPQENGVLMRDRFTFRSPLGYLGWIVDKLVLERYMRKLLLLRNQRIKQVAEETV, from the coding sequence ATGTCCGAGGCTTCTGCCCAGGAGCGAGCAATGTCCATCATCATCTTGGAAACCTATATTCATGCCCCTGTTGAACGCTGCTTTGATCTCGCGCTTAACGTCGAGATGCACACCCGCTCTATGAACCTGACCAAAGAACGGGCTGTTGCCGGCGTAATGACCGGCGTGATGGGCCTGCACGATACCGTCACCTGGGAAGCGGTACATTTTGGCATCAAGCAACACCTCACCTCACAGATCACCCTGTTGGAGCGGCCACATCGCTTTACCGACGAAATGGTGCGGGGTCCATTTAAGGAACTCCACCATATTCATGAGTTTGTTCCCCAGGAGAACGGCGTCCTCATGAGAGATCGCTTTACGTTCAGATCGCCGCTTGGCTACCTGGGTTGGATAGTTGATAAGCTCGTCCTTGAACGCTATATGCGCAAATTGCTGCTGTTGAGGAATCAACGCATCAAACAAGTGGCAGAAGAAACGGTATGA